Proteins encoded together in one Manis pentadactyla isolate mManPen7 chromosome 6, mManPen7.hap1, whole genome shotgun sequence window:
- the SLC23A3 gene encoding solute carrier family 23 member 3 isoform X3 → MSRTPPYPIQLRSTGSQDALAPLPLPAVQNPSHSWASLCGPPPWGLSCVLALQHILVLASLLCVSHLLLLQSLPPGGLSYSPAQLLASSLFSCGVSTALQIWMGSRLPLVQAPSLEFLVPAMVLTSQKLPLAIRTPGNSSLVLRLCEGPDCHGLEVWNSSLREVSGAVVVSGLLQGTLGLLGGPGHLFLHCGPLVLAPSLIVAGLSAHREVALFCSSHWSLALLTWAPASYPHAPGGQLQPLPFMLTSLPSGSSRCLPPLRCRGFGCLTQAGSRRVAHLVGLLCMGLGLSPRLAQLLTTIPLPVLGGVLGVTQAVVLSTGFSSFYLTDIDSGRNVFIVGFCIFMALLLPRWLREAPVLSTGWSPLDVLLHSLLMESVFLAGLLGFLLENTIPGTRLERGLGQSLSSPIAAQEAQMPRKSSEKAAQEYEIPFPIQNLCLCIPQPLHCLCPLPEDPGNEEGAPSEPGETADLLPSNGRQCPGSSREFTS, encoded by the exons ATGAGCCGAACACCTCCCTATCCCATCCAACTCCGATCCACAGGCTCACAGGATGCCCTGGCCCCCCTGCCACTGCCTGCTGTCCAAAATCCCTCTCACTCTTGGGCTTCTCTGTGTGGGCCTCCTCCCTGGGGCCTCAGCTGTGTTCTGGCTCTGCAG CATATCTTGGTCCTGGCTTCTCTGCTCTGTGTTTCCCACCTGCTCCTGCTTCAAAGTCTCCCCCCAGGGGGACTCTCTTACTCCCCTGCCCAGCTCCTGGCCTCCAGCCTCTTTTCGTGTGGTGTGTCTACTGCCCTGCAAATTTGGATGGGCAGCAG GCTACCTCTTGTGCAGGCTCCATCCTTAGAGTTCCTTGTCCCTGCTATGGTGCTGACCAGCCAGAAGCTACCTCTGGCCATCCGGACACCTGGAAACT cctcccttgtgCTGCGCCTGTGTGAAGGGCCTGACTGCCATGGCCTGGAGGTCTGGAACAGTTCTCTTCGAGAG GTATCCGGGGCTGTTGTGGTATCCGGGCTGCTGCAGGGCACACTGGGGCTGTTGGGGGGTCCTGGCCACTTGTTCCTACACTGTGGGCCCCTGGTGCTGGCCCCCAGCCTGATCGTGGCAGGGCTGTCTGCCCACAGGGAGGTGGCTCTGTTCTGCTCTTCTCACTGGAGTCTGGCTTTGCT CACCTGGGCTCCTGCCAGTTACCCCCATGCCCCTGGAGGCCAGCTTCAACCTCTTCCATTCATGCTCACATCCCTGCCTTCCGGCTCCTCTCG CTGTCTGCCCCCACTGAGGTGCCGTGGTTTTGGCTGCCTCACCCAG GCTGGATCTCGGCGAGTGGCCCACTTGGTGGGACTGCTCTGCATGGGGCTCGGGCTCTCCCCGAGGCTGGCCCAGCTCCTCACCACCATCCCGCTGCCTGTGCTTG GTGGGGTGCTGGGGGTGACCCAGGCCGTGGTTCTGTCTACTGGATTCTCCAGCTTCTACCTGACTGACATTGACTCTGGGCGCAATGTCTTCATTGTTGGCTTCTGCATCTTCATGGCCCTGCTGTTGCCAAGATGGCTTCGGGAAGCCCCTGTCTTGAGCACag GCTGGAGTCCCTTGGATGTGTTACTGCACTCGCTGCTCATGGAGTCGGTCTTCCTGGCGGGACTCTTAGGCTTCCTCCTAGAGAACACCATTCCTG GTACCCGGCTTGAGAGAGGCCTAGGTCAAAGTCTGTCATCTCCTATTGCTGCCCAAGAGGCTCAGATGCCCCGGAAGTCCAGTGAGAAGGCTGCTCAAGAGTACGAGATTCCTTTCCCCATCCAAAATCTGTGTCTTTGCATCCCCCAACCCCTGCATTGCCTCTGCCCGCTGCCTGAAGAccctgggaatgaggaaggagcaCCCTCTGAGCCAGGAGAGACAGCCGACTTGCTGCCTAGCAATGGGAGGCAGTGCCCTGGGTCTAGCAGAGAATTTACGTCCTAG
- the SLC23A3 gene encoding solute carrier family 23 member 3 isoform X2, which translates to MSRTPPYPIQLRSTGSQDALAPLPLPAVQNPSHSWASLCGPPPWGLSCVLALQHILVLASLLCVSHLLLLQSLPPGGLSYSPAQLLASSLFSCGVSTALQIWMGSRLPLVQAPSLEFLVPAMVLTSQKLPLAIRTPGNSSLVLRLCEGPDCHGLEVWNSSLREVSGAVVVSGLLQGTLGLLGGPGHLFLHCGPLVLAPSLIVAGLSAHREVALFCSSHWSLALLLILLMVVCSQHLGSCQLPPCPWRPASTSSIHAHIPAFRLLSVLIPVACMWIICAPLGLSTTPLELSAPTEVPWFWLPHPAEWDWPLLTPRALAAGISMALAASTSSLGCYALCGRLLQLPSPPPHACSRGLSLEGLGSVLAGLLGSPMGTASSFPNVGTVSLIQAGSRRVAHLVGLLCMGLGLSPRLAQLLTTIPLPVLGGVLGVTQAVVLSTGFSSFYLTDIDSGRNVFIVGFCIFMALLLPRWLREAPVLSTGWSPLDVLLHSLLMESVFLAGLLGFLLENTIPGTRLERGLGQSLSSPIAAQEAQMPRKSSEKAAQEYEIPFPIQNLCLCIPQPLHCLCPLPEDPGNEEGAPSEPGETADLLPSNGRQCPGSSREFTS; encoded by the exons ATGAGCCGAACACCTCCCTATCCCATCCAACTCCGATCCACAGGCTCACAGGATGCCCTGGCCCCCCTGCCACTGCCTGCTGTCCAAAATCCCTCTCACTCTTGGGCTTCTCTGTGTGGGCCTCCTCCCTGGGGCCTCAGCTGTGTTCTGGCTCTGCAG CATATCTTGGTCCTGGCTTCTCTGCTCTGTGTTTCCCACCTGCTCCTGCTTCAAAGTCTCCCCCCAGGGGGACTCTCTTACTCCCCTGCCCAGCTCCTGGCCTCCAGCCTCTTTTCGTGTGGTGTGTCTACTGCCCTGCAAATTTGGATGGGCAGCAG GCTACCTCTTGTGCAGGCTCCATCCTTAGAGTTCCTTGTCCCTGCTATGGTGCTGACCAGCCAGAAGCTACCTCTGGCCATCCGGACACCTGGAAACT cctcccttgtgCTGCGCCTGTGTGAAGGGCCTGACTGCCATGGCCTGGAGGTCTGGAACAGTTCTCTTCGAGAG GTATCCGGGGCTGTTGTGGTATCCGGGCTGCTGCAGGGCACACTGGGGCTGTTGGGGGGTCCTGGCCACTTGTTCCTACACTGTGGGCCCCTGGTGCTGGCCCCCAGCCTGATCGTGGCAGGGCTGTCTGCCCACAGGGAGGTGGCTCTGTTCTGCTCTTCTCACTGGAGTCTGGCTTTGCT GCTTATCCTGCTCATGGTGGTCTGTTCTCAGCACCTGGGCTCCTGCCAGTTACCCCCATGCCCCTGGAGGCCAGCTTCAACCTCTTCCATTCATGCTCACATCCCTGCCTTCCGGCTCCTCTCG GTGCTGATCCCAGTGGCCTGCATGTGGATTATCTGTGCCCCTCTGGGTCTCAGCACCACCCCTCTGGAGCTGTCTGCCCCCACTGAGGTGCCGTGGTTTTGGCTGCCTCACCCAG cTGAGTGGGACTGGCCGTTGCTGACACCCAGGGCTCTGGCTGCAGGCATCTCCATGGCCTTGGCAGCCTCTACAAGCTCCCTGGGCTGCTATGCCCTGTGTGGCCGGCTGTTGCAATTGCCTTCTCCACCTCCGCATGCTTGCAGTAGAGGCCTGAGCCTAGAGGGTCTGGGCAGTGTGCTGGCTGGGCTGCTGGGGAGCCCCATGGGCACTGCATCAAGCTTTCCCAATGTGGGCACAGTGAGTCTTATTCAG GCTGGATCTCGGCGAGTGGCCCACTTGGTGGGACTGCTCTGCATGGGGCTCGGGCTCTCCCCGAGGCTGGCCCAGCTCCTCACCACCATCCCGCTGCCTGTGCTTG GTGGGGTGCTGGGGGTGACCCAGGCCGTGGTTCTGTCTACTGGATTCTCCAGCTTCTACCTGACTGACATTGACTCTGGGCGCAATGTCTTCATTGTTGGCTTCTGCATCTTCATGGCCCTGCTGTTGCCAAGATGGCTTCGGGAAGCCCCTGTCTTGAGCACag GCTGGAGTCCCTTGGATGTGTTACTGCACTCGCTGCTCATGGAGTCGGTCTTCCTGGCGGGACTCTTAGGCTTCCTCCTAGAGAACACCATTCCTG GTACCCGGCTTGAGAGAGGCCTAGGTCAAAGTCTGTCATCTCCTATTGCTGCCCAAGAGGCTCAGATGCCCCGGAAGTCCAGTGAGAAGGCTGCTCAAGAGTACGAGATTCCTTTCCCCATCCAAAATCTGTGTCTTTGCATCCCCCAACCCCTGCATTGCCTCTGCCCGCTGCCTGAAGAccctgggaatgaggaaggagcaCCCTCTGAGCCAGGAGAGACAGCCGACTTGCTGCCTAGCAATGGGAGGCAGTGCCCTGGGTCTAGCAGAGAATTTACGTCCTAG
- the SLC23A3 gene encoding solute carrier family 23 member 3 isoform X1, translating into MSRTPPYPIQLRSTGSQDALAPLPLPAVQNPSHSWASLCGPPPWGLSCVLALQHILVLASLLCVSHLLLLQSLPPGGLSYSPAQLLASSLFSCGVSTALQIWMGSRLPLVQAPSLEFLVPAMVLTSQKLPLAIRTPGNCEHRTRAQASLVLRLCEGPDCHGLEVWNSSLREVSGAVVVSGLLQGTLGLLGGPGHLFLHCGPLVLAPSLIVAGLSAHREVALFCSSHWSLALLLILLMVVCSQHLGSCQLPPCPWRPASTSSIHAHIPAFRLLSVLIPVACMWIICAPLGLSTTPLELSAPTEVPWFWLPHPAEWDWPLLTPRALAAGISMALAASTSSLGCYALCGRLLQLPSPPPHACSRGLSLEGLGSVLAGLLGSPMGTASSFPNVGTVSLIQAGSRRVAHLVGLLCMGLGLSPRLAQLLTTIPLPVLGGVLGVTQAVVLSTGFSSFYLTDIDSGRNVFIVGFCIFMALLLPRWLREAPVLSTGWSPLDVLLHSLLMESVFLAGLLGFLLENTIPGTRLERGLGQSLSSPIAAQEAQMPRKSSEKAAQEYEIPFPIQNLCLCIPQPLHCLCPLPEDPGNEEGAPSEPGETADLLPSNGRQCPGSSREFTS; encoded by the exons ATGAGCCGAACACCTCCCTATCCCATCCAACTCCGATCCACAGGCTCACAGGATGCCCTGGCCCCCCTGCCACTGCCTGCTGTCCAAAATCCCTCTCACTCTTGGGCTTCTCTGTGTGGGCCTCCTCCCTGGGGCCTCAGCTGTGTTCTGGCTCTGCAG CATATCTTGGTCCTGGCTTCTCTGCTCTGTGTTTCCCACCTGCTCCTGCTTCAAAGTCTCCCCCCAGGGGGACTCTCTTACTCCCCTGCCCAGCTCCTGGCCTCCAGCCTCTTTTCGTGTGGTGTGTCTACTGCCCTGCAAATTTGGATGGGCAGCAG GCTACCTCTTGTGCAGGCTCCATCCTTAGAGTTCCTTGTCCCTGCTATGGTGCTGACCAGCCAGAAGCTACCTCTGGCCATCCGGACACCTGGAAACTGTGAGCACAGAACAAGGGCACAGG cctcccttgtgCTGCGCCTGTGTGAAGGGCCTGACTGCCATGGCCTGGAGGTCTGGAACAGTTCTCTTCGAGAG GTATCCGGGGCTGTTGTGGTATCCGGGCTGCTGCAGGGCACACTGGGGCTGTTGGGGGGTCCTGGCCACTTGTTCCTACACTGTGGGCCCCTGGTGCTGGCCCCCAGCCTGATCGTGGCAGGGCTGTCTGCCCACAGGGAGGTGGCTCTGTTCTGCTCTTCTCACTGGAGTCTGGCTTTGCT GCTTATCCTGCTCATGGTGGTCTGTTCTCAGCACCTGGGCTCCTGCCAGTTACCCCCATGCCCCTGGAGGCCAGCTTCAACCTCTTCCATTCATGCTCACATCCCTGCCTTCCGGCTCCTCTCG GTGCTGATCCCAGTGGCCTGCATGTGGATTATCTGTGCCCCTCTGGGTCTCAGCACCACCCCTCTGGAGCTGTCTGCCCCCACTGAGGTGCCGTGGTTTTGGCTGCCTCACCCAG cTGAGTGGGACTGGCCGTTGCTGACACCCAGGGCTCTGGCTGCAGGCATCTCCATGGCCTTGGCAGCCTCTACAAGCTCCCTGGGCTGCTATGCCCTGTGTGGCCGGCTGTTGCAATTGCCTTCTCCACCTCCGCATGCTTGCAGTAGAGGCCTGAGCCTAGAGGGTCTGGGCAGTGTGCTGGCTGGGCTGCTGGGGAGCCCCATGGGCACTGCATCAAGCTTTCCCAATGTGGGCACAGTGAGTCTTATTCAG GCTGGATCTCGGCGAGTGGCCCACTTGGTGGGACTGCTCTGCATGGGGCTCGGGCTCTCCCCGAGGCTGGCCCAGCTCCTCACCACCATCCCGCTGCCTGTGCTTG GTGGGGTGCTGGGGGTGACCCAGGCCGTGGTTCTGTCTACTGGATTCTCCAGCTTCTACCTGACTGACATTGACTCTGGGCGCAATGTCTTCATTGTTGGCTTCTGCATCTTCATGGCCCTGCTGTTGCCAAGATGGCTTCGGGAAGCCCCTGTCTTGAGCACag GCTGGAGTCCCTTGGATGTGTTACTGCACTCGCTGCTCATGGAGTCGGTCTTCCTGGCGGGACTCTTAGGCTTCCTCCTAGAGAACACCATTCCTG GTACCCGGCTTGAGAGAGGCCTAGGTCAAAGTCTGTCATCTCCTATTGCTGCCCAAGAGGCTCAGATGCCCCGGAAGTCCAGTGAGAAGGCTGCTCAAGAGTACGAGATTCCTTTCCCCATCCAAAATCTGTGTCTTTGCATCCCCCAACCCCTGCATTGCCTCTGCCCGCTGCCTGAAGAccctgggaatgaggaaggagcaCCCTCTGAGCCAGGAGAGACAGCCGACTTGCTGCCTAGCAATGGGAGGCAGTGCCCTGGGTCTAGCAGAGAATTTACGTCCTAG